From Piliocolobus tephrosceles isolate RC106 chromosome 16, ASM277652v3, whole genome shotgun sequence, the proteins below share one genomic window:
- the LYZL6 gene encoding lysozyme-like protein 6 isoform X6, with product MTKVLLIYLVSSFLALNQASLISRCDLAQVLQLEDLDGFEGYSLSDWLCLAFVESKFNISKINENADGSFDYGLFQINGHYWCNDYKSHSENLCHVDCQDLLNPNLLAGIHCAKRIVSGARGMNNWVEWRLHCSGRPLSYWLTGCQLG from the exons ATGACAAAGGTGCTACTCATCTACTTGGTCAGCAGCTTTCTTGCCCTAAATCAGGCCAGCCTCATCAGTCGCTGTGACTTGGCCCAGGTGCTGCAGCTGGAGGACTTGGATGGGTTTGAGGGTTACTCCCTGAGTGACT GGCTGTGCCTGGCTTTTGTGGAAAGCAAGTTCAACATatcaaagataaatgaaaacgcAGATGGAAGCTTTGACTATGGCCTCTTCCAGATCAATGGCCACTACTGGTGCAACGATTATAAGAGTCACTCAGAAAACCTTTGCCACGTGGACTGTCAAG aTCTGCTCAATCCCAACCTTCTCGCAGGCATCCACTGTGCAAAAAGGATTGTGTCCGGAGCACGGGGGATGAACAACTG GGTAGAATGGAGGTTGCACTGTTCAGGCCGGCCACTCTCCTACTGGCTGACAGGATGCCAACTGGGATGA